In the genome of Pseudomonas sp. P5_109, one region contains:
- a CDS encoding aspartate aminotransferase family protein produces MPEDTLLQRRHRVLGSASPLFYDKPLHLVRGEGVWLFDVDGRRYLDVYNNVPCVGHCNPHVTEAMHRQATTLNIHTRYLDEQVVRYAERLTATFGESLDTAMFTCTGSEANELALRLARFASGGTGIIVSDYNYHGNSASLAEVTTALPSPEPFAAHARAVPIPCLYHAPAGTTEAQLAEQYAANIAAAIASMQAQGIRPAALLIDTLFANEGLPRVPARFVNKAAKLIRDAGGLFIADEVQSGFGRTGDHLWGHQAHGVVPDIVTLGKPMGNGYPLAGLITHKALVESFGRHAMYFNTFGGSPVAAAVGMAVLDVIEEQQLLNNAQSVGAYVQQRLQVLAGKHSIIGDVRGKGLFFAMELVRDHASKEPAGLEARKVVNDMRENGVLISKIGAGDNILKLRPPLVFGRDHADLFVDTLDNALSAI; encoded by the coding sequence ATGCCTGAAGACACTCTCCTGCAACGCCGTCATCGCGTGCTCGGCAGCGCCTCGCCGCTGTTCTATGACAAACCCTTGCACCTGGTGCGCGGCGAAGGCGTCTGGCTGTTCGATGTCGACGGTCGTCGCTACCTCGACGTCTACAACAACGTGCCCTGCGTCGGCCACTGCAACCCCCACGTGACCGAGGCCATGCACCGCCAGGCGACCACGCTGAACATCCACACGCGCTACCTGGATGAGCAAGTGGTGCGCTACGCCGAGCGCCTGACCGCGACGTTTGGCGAGTCGCTGGACACCGCCATGTTCACCTGCACCGGCAGCGAGGCCAATGAGCTGGCACTGCGTCTGGCACGCTTTGCCAGTGGCGGCACCGGCATCATCGTCAGCGACTACAACTACCACGGCAACTCGGCATCGCTGGCCGAAGTCACCACCGCCCTGCCCTCGCCGGAACCCTTCGCCGCCCATGCCCGGGCGGTGCCGATTCCGTGCCTGTACCACGCACCGGCCGGTACCACGGAGGCGCAACTGGCCGAGCAGTACGCGGCCAATATCGCGGCGGCGATTGCCTCGATGCAGGCCCAGGGCATTCGCCCGGCCGCGCTGCTGATCGACACCCTGTTCGCCAACGAAGGCCTGCCGCGGGTGCCGGCCAGATTCGTCAACAAGGCGGCAAAGCTGATCCGCGATGCCGGCGGCCTGTTCATCGCCGACGAAGTGCAGTCCGGTTTCGGCCGTACCGGCGATCACCTGTGGGGGCATCAGGCCCACGGCGTGGTGCCAGACATCGTCACCCTCGGCAAGCCGATGGGTAACGGCTATCCACTGGCCGGGCTGATCACCCACAAGGCCTTGGTCGAGTCCTTCGGGCGCCACGCCATGTACTTCAACACCTTCGGCGGCTCGCCGGTCGCGGCAGCGGTCGGCATGGCAGTGCTGGATGTGATCGAGGAACAGCAATTGCTGAACAACGCACAAAGCGTCGGTGCCTATGTGCAGCAACGCCTGCAAGTGCTGGCCGGCAAGCACTCGATCATCGGCGACGTGCGCGGCAAGGGATTGTTCTTCGCCATGGAACTGGTGCGTGACCACGCCAGCAAGGAGCCCGCCGGACTGGAGGCGCGCAAGGTGGTCAACGACATGCGCGAGAACGGCGTGCTGATCAGCAAGATCGGCGCCGGCGACAACATTCTCAAGCTACGCCCCCCGCTGGTGTTCGGCCGCGATCACGCCGACCTGTTCGTTGACACGCTGGATAACGCGCTCAGCGCGATTTGA